The genomic DNA AAAAGTATAACTTCTCGCACATTGTTTTTCACTACATGGCTGAgaatattacaacaaagagtcgGACTTGGTCTTATCCAATATTCGTGCAGATGCTGATTGATCATGTATATCCAGATATTGAACGTGATTTTAAGAATGATTTGTTAGTTCAGTCACACATGAGCAACGATTCTCTTAAACAGCTTGCAAGATACCACCCAAACCATCCTGAACCAAAAATAGTTGCTGAATTCTTCGGATATATCAAAGATGTGAACTACGTTGATCCTGATCTAGTTAATCACCAAAACTGGagaaatgaagaagaaatgaaggaaGCAGCTTACGTTGATGAGCTAAAAACTCTTGAAGAGTTCAAAACCACACGTAATGACTGGTTTGTCAAAGAAACGAGGAGAAGAGGCAAAAAGGTTACCCCTAAATCACAGGAGGGTGAGGGGTCTTCATCATAGCCaaagaaaaagcaaaagaaagTGGCAAAGACGTTATTGATTGATGAGCCTGAGGTTGAAGAGCCGGTTGTAACTGCGGAAGAAGATCCGTATGCTGATATTGATCAAGTGATGTTAAATGTTGATGATTTAGTGTCTGAGCAAGCAGCTAATGTAGAAGCTGAAAAAAGAAGGTCATTGATGATGTCGAAGGTGATGATGTTAATAAAAGTACTACAAGTTCTTCGAGTTCCTCTGATGATGAAATAGATGAGACTGAACGTCTAAAAAGAATTCAAGAAGCTACAGAGAAAGAGAAACAATTAAGGAAGAGGAAGAGAGAGGAGAAAGATGATGCTGCATATATACCATCTCCTGAGCATGTTTCTGAATCACAATCACCTTCAAGTGGTAAAAAGAAAGCCGGAGCAAGAAAAAGAATTGTATCTCCACCCAGACAACCTTCACCATTACATCTTTCATCACTACATCtctcaccaccacaacaacaaaccttattcacatcccaagaaatatttcaaacaccaccactcactcaAATTCAACTAACTCCTGGTTCTTCTGGCCACAAGGGTCTTCATATTCCTCCGTATAATCTTGAAGATATTGGAGATTTTGGTTTTGCAAATGATGAACAGGTGAAGAAGTTAGAAAAGAAGATGGATGATGTATTGAATGAAAACAAAATAGTTGCAGCTGAAAGCAAGAAGGTTGCTGATCGTGAAAAGATTCTAGAAATGCATGTGAAGAGATTAGAGTCTGACAACAAAGCATTACTGAAGAAGATTGATACAGATCAGACTGAGATTGATTTCTTGAAAGTGCGAGTGGCTGAGTTGGAAGAAGAAAAGGCTCGCAGAGATGAGCAGAACAAGTATTTCGAGATGAAAAACAAAGAGCTTGAGGCTGCGAAAGCATTGAAAGAGCACGAGTTCTACATGTTGAACAAAGTGGTTGAGAATATGCTTGGAACGTCAATTGAGCAAAGATTCGAAGAAATACAAGTTGAAGAGCTTAGGGCTAAACGCCAAGCTGAGATTGATGAACAGATGAAAGATAAGGGAAAGGGTGCTGAAAGCAGTGTGGCAGTTGCTGAAAGTTCAATTGTTCCATCTCTAGTTATTGAGAATCCAGTTCCTATATCTTCTGTATCAACAATCTTTGAAGAACATGTATCACTAGAAGATCTTGCTGCTGAtgacgatgaagaagatgatgaggaggatgacgatgaagagggtgatgatgaggaagatgacgatgatgagaAAGTCTTTTCTGCTAGCAGTCATGGTTCTGATAATGACGATGATGATGCTCAAGGTGGTATGGGAATTAAAGTGACTGAACAGTCAAGTGAAAGGACTGTTGATGATTTTCTGAACGATACTGTGAATGTAGAGACAGGGGGAGCTGAaggaaagggggagctgaaggaaAGGGGGAGCATGGTGATGATCAGAATGTTGATCAAGTTGAGAAGCTGATTCTTCGAATTGAACCTCATGTTGAAGAAGGTAAGATAAGACATACTTACACATTGGATAAAGTACTGAAAATGTTCAATGTGAATGAAGATGATTTTAAGTTTGATTTTGAGGAAGAGCTGAATGCTTTCGACATCAACCATCAGCGTGATTATGAATACAattatgttgaagatgctgatgTGTATGACAGAGTTGAGGTCGAAGATTGTACTGATGAGGAGAGTATGAATGAAGATACCTCTCAGTTTCCAACATTGATGGAGTTCTTCACTGAAGAGAATCGGGATGAACTTAGAAGGAAAGTTGCTGAGATTCTTAAAGACAAAAGCTTTGATGGCACCACAAAAGATCCACTGAAGGAAGAACGTAAGAAATGGTTCAAGGAAAGCAATGAACGTAAATTCAAACGTCCGTTGAAGTATTATCAGAGAGACAGAAGCATTTCTCTGGGGGACATTATTAGCTGGGGTTTCTGCCTCAAGTTAATGCGTATGCGATCATGAGAGAATGTGGTGTTCAATATTTTGAAAAGTTACATGATATTATGTCCCTTccatggtgggatgtggatgaGTTTTCAAAAGTTAGAACCCTGGGGTATCCCGTCAGGAAGAATGATGTTGCAATGTGGGGATTGATAAAATTTGTGGCTTTGAAAGACTTCAAACAATGGAAACCGCATTACCCGAAGAGAGTGCAAAGGATAGATCCGGTGACAGGGGTTGAAGAAACTATTCTGAATGTGAAGAAGCCTAAAACGATGAAGAACATTCCAGTGCCGAAGATGGAGTAGGAATTTTGTAAAGGATtcatgggctgggtatacagCTGTATCTCTACAGAAGCTATGATCACGTACAGAGCAGGGAATGAAATTCGAGAGGTTTTTGTTTACGACCCGATGTGGTTGGTAAATTGCTCGGCCAAGGATATTGAATGTCTATTCATAAACAAGATCCATTTTCAGTCTGAAGATCGTGAACAAGCGATGCAGTTGCAACAAGTCGTATCTATTTGTTTTCAGAAAGGCATCTATTCTGAAAATAAATGGAATTCTAAATGGTGGTCGCTTGAAGAGAAGGAAAGAAAGAAAGCTGAACGTGAACGCAAGAAGCTGGAAGCAAACAGAGGAAAATGGATGAAGCAACAGGCCGAAGAGgataagagaaagaagaaagataaTGACAGGCTTAGGAACTTACTGAGGAAAAAGCCTAAGCAGCGTGAAGAAACTTTCAAGTCACTCTGAAGACCCAaagacaagactgaagactccggctgtatccaagggggagtttgttgatgcgcgaatgtctaaagcctgcgtcttagtcttagtcaagcttCTATAGGGTCTACAGTTAAAAATGTTAATTATGTATAGTATAGGGGGCTGTTTGTAAATTTTGGGTTGTAATGTCTTGATTCTGCTCCTAATGACattttgtcatttggagcgaaatcacaacaaggtgattccgcccgaaatgaccAGATGTCATTAGGAGCGGAATCAGCCTGTTTGTTTTCTCATTTGTAACTAAATGTCGaatgtgtagccgaactgctgccgaatttttctgagaagaattaatgagaaaacgtgtttaaagtgATCTGCATTCTATTTCTACTCTATTCTCTTTGATTCAAGttgtttgtgtatttccgctgcataaacagtGGTATTCAtgctctgattgactcgttcgatcgtcaataacgatcctacaagaagttcgatcttttcttggtcttgctggttattatcgtcgattcatttcaaacttctcaaagatcgcggttccactcactgctttgactcagaagaataagccttttgagtggggacccaagcaagaagaagtgtttcaaacgctaaagcagaagctttgtgatgctcctgttctatctctgcccgaaggagttgatgatttcgttgtctactgtgatgcatcgaatctaggacttggttgtgttcttatgcaacgaggtaaagtcacAGCTTATGCGTCAAAACAACTGaaaattcatgagaagaactacacaactcatgatcttgagttgggagctgtggttttcgcgcttaaaatctggagacactacctctatggaacgaagtgtgtggttttcacggaccacaaaagtctccaacatattcttaatcagaaagagctcaacatgaggcaacgtcgttgggttgaactcttaagtgattacgattgcgcgattcgctaccatcctggtaaggcgaatgttgtagccgatgcgcttagtcgaaaagagcaaGTCAAGATTCATTCTGTTCAAacgctatctgatcttcaaactcgtgttcttcaagctcagcaattttgtgtttcacaaaatttgataggtgaGGAATTGCCACGTCAGCTTAAGCTTAAACTTGAAGGGAAGGACGATGGGTTGCTCTATTTTAAGGATCGTTTTTGGATTCCGAAACGagatgatcttcgcaccttggtaatggacgaatcttataagtctcgatattctatcaatcttggtgctgataaaatgtacaaagatcttcgtactaagttctggtggcctggtatgaagaaggatgttgccttgtatgtatctaAATGCCTgacttgtcttaaagtcaaggctgaacatcaacgacctcttggtttgcttgtacaaccagagataccggtttggaagtgggagaactttgcgatggatctcatcactaagttaccgcgtacatctaaggGTCATGAttctatttgggttgttatcgattgATTAACGAAATTATCTCATTTTATTgcaattcgcgaggatctatctgctgataaactggcaaagatttatgttgatgagattgtatcacgacatggtgttcctttggatatcatttccgatcgtgatgctcggttttcatctcatttttggaagaccatgcaatctgctttgggaacccaactgaatctaagcactgtttatcatcctcaaacagatggtcaatctgagcgaacgattcaaactttggaggatatgcttagagcatgcgtgatagactttggtggtaattgggattctcatctgccattaatcgagttctcttacaacaatagctatcatgctagtattaatatggcacctttcgaagctctctacggtcgaaaatgtcgttcacctgtctgttggaacgagaccggtgaagctcagcttactggacgtgagctcgttctggaaacaacagacaaaatcaagaaaatccgcgatattcttgtgacagctcgaagccgtcaaaagagttatgcggatatgcgacgcaagcccttagaatttcaagtcggagatcatgtcctactcaaggtttcaccttggaagggagtggtgagatttggaaaagaaaggaaaacttgcacctcgatatgtgggaccatttaagattgtggaaagaattgggaaagttgcctatcgactagagctacctccagagcttgggaatattcacccgacttttcacgtgtccaatttgcgaaagtgtttagctgacgctgatcttcacattcctctcgacgagatccaaatcgatgaaacgatgcactttgtcgagaaacctatAGAGATcgtggaccgtactttcaaacaattgaagaacaaacggattaaattagtcaaagttcgttgggagttcaaacgtggcccagagtttacttgggaacgtggggaccaaatgaaggcgaaatatccgcatttgttttcacaagcttcctctaaataaaatttcgggacgaaatttcctgaagtaggggagaatgtgacaactgtgttctattatcgttgtacaatgtaaaacaatgttggttatcaataaaacaatgtgctttggtgttattatatgtgttttggtgttaatatGTGTGTAAttatgtttggtgattttacaatttaattcaattccaatttcaagctttaaatcgctttctggaaggttataggCAAACTGGTGCGCAAACGCAGTCAgtataacgcgacaaacactccggaatagtgacataggcttaacataccctaaataacctccacataacttagaaataagttttggatggtttggtgtgttgaaatcaagtttgttcgatcgcacggactatttatgtcaaactacgaaactatgCCGATTTTCATAGTAgcgaacattccagaacttgatcataagttaaacataccctaaatatcctttgcatagcttagaaataggctttgaggggctcggtatgctaaaacaaactttattgatcaatagggactaaaagcgtcaaaaagtgcataagtttgcactttcgcgcatattttacgttctgaatatatccgtaCATCCAAAAATTtgtgtaatcattaaaatattatgttttagtgattggcatgataaaatccattcgtcgcttgatttggatcatttttgcgtccgttacgactttcgtcgtaatttaccgaacaacgtaaccgtatgaccaaacgagccgacatccgaaatatttttgagcacatttcaagttccctatactttaacttcattttagagctttgaaatggggttaactaggcttaaacgtgtcaaaatgCATCAAATAACAAGTTTGGGGCTttaggggcctgttctgccaaactgtgaaagtatcagacctgcaaggtccttacggaccgtatggggatgatcttgcggtccgtaagcaggtgccAGACCAGCAGAATGCAGAAACATTGAACCTGGTCCTTTCCACTTGCTCCCATGGTTTATACCCCCTGAATTTCATTCTATGGGCTGGTATTTAGATGCCCCTTGTATTtgtaaaccatgtgcccacatggatggttgagattgaagctcgattttcgataaacgatcttaacggttcaaggaaatctataaatacccaccctcacttcctcccaaagcacatttgaatctgatttatgctctctaagttgaagtttgtacttcatacctgagagaaAATCagatcaatcttgcggggaccttctataagtattctttcgttcttttcattcatttttatcgttaaagtcaaactgcgtttgactttctgctttgaccagcttatggtcaatgcgaagttcgtttgaacttcataacgtgagcgtaatcacgatggttatagtccctagtgactacacctactgattaccacgttatctaggctcagtgacgagtcgtagtttcggccaaaatgcgtattcttgcgtattttgtaaccaatctactctaggatatcaaaaccgtttgttttgatatcaaaacccgttttctaacttaactaatcATGTtatagcatgtttagctcgtcactttttagattagtgcttgtgtagagtcgtaagtcaagcggactaaacactcgcttagactttcgaacacgacccgtttgatcgatcattaggatccgaccaaacatgtctagtgaccatagttgcatagggaataaccttccgaggttataccttatggtcaccgagtttaggTAAttatatgataagtagtttatatgccttaggtaaattaccaaaatacccttttcttacataattcgtaaataaagcatatgtaacctaaacttttgtcacataactgattatgtaacatatttaaacatgttttggaatataatacttgtcataggactagttagacgtctcgaacgcgctttgcgcgcacgacgcgttaaagtagcgtaagctaccttaatgggtcgcaatgggtcgaaagcacttaggttaggtttcaatttaggatgtaggctttgttaaaccatatcacatgagttccaacactcatttggtttacaagacctcattctgtccgatcatccgatttaggcgtctgttgtttgactagtggttcgattactaggtgctacttgatttctctggtttacttgaggttgttgaagttctattgattgaggatactttgcatttcatgtgagtacatagttcccctattttactgttttcaattgttttggggtgattcatatgtacgaaatggtttcaaagtttaaacgagggtttttcaaaaacaattaaggtggtttatacaaaactaataacgatttcaataaagtgaacaaacttgttggttgtagttacataacaaatgacattcattagcattgatcaagccgaccagtattaggttatggtaccataggaaatgacaaatcccgttattttactacacccatggttatgtgtggggtttgtgggtaacgactgaatctgatgttagttaatttaccctttggtggtttgttaacgcgAGAAGCGAGACGCGAGGTggtcgagtcacaaaggtttgaatgttattagcgagacaaccatatacaattttcacaattaaaacgaggatgattttaaacgatttaaacgagttaacgatttggaaacgatttgaaaacgatttgaacaagttaaacgaattggataaacgaatggtttttggttagtgtataaataacgggacgggtgtaatgtgatgaaagcatggtggatacgctgctggtacttcctataaataagtgttttcatcatattacatatcgtggcgttatttagttcacttgggtaaatgattttgaaacgatgtcacacaaacgatgttttctaaaggatataaaccatacgagtttttaacaagttttttttacaagatgttttacaagttggttttctaaaacaaatgtttttggggttatgaatcatggctacgagattttataaactataaccatcttgatttgagttggttaattatgttgcaatacacttttcaaaacacgGTTTGTATTTTAactcttgtagtctaattaagtactgcaacatgtaaacgaagccatgattccgatactcttataaaacctatgtactcgccaacatttctttgctgactgtgtttttacatatgtttcaggtgttgttgcttgatgtgatttctaggatgcatgcgtcacgtaggatctggacaaggccttagtgacataataacaagtGATAGACGACATGTAGTTTGTTTGtgatgtgttaagacaatgtaatgtttaaattttatcaataaaacgaaaatttttgtatccatggttgtgaaacaataattcggCCACatcactccccgatgtttccgccacggtttgttgtgatacgtggtcggggtgtgacagaaacccTTTAAACGCTGGTGTGAGAAGATGCGTATACGGCAGGTTTACACATCGGTCATCGACGCTCAAAGAAACGGGTTGGTGGAAAGGGCCAACCAGAGTGTGATCTGGGGAATGAAAGGAAGGTTAGGATGAAAAAAGAAAGGCGAGTTGGAAGAATTACCATTCGTCCTCAAGGCTTACAGGATAACCCCCAAGGTCAGTAACAGGGAAATGCTTTTTCAGCCTAACCTATGAGACGGAGGCAGTCATTCCTGTTGAGATAGGCTCACCCACAGTAAGAATGAAGCTACGGGATGCCGAGAGCGAACAAGACCTTCAGATGAACCTCAACCTCTTAGAGGAGAGAAGGGAAATTGTTGCGGTAAGGGAGGCCAGGTATAAAAAGCAGATAGAAATATACTACAATGCAAGAATGAAGAAGCTTAACTTGGTCCCCGAGGACCTGGTCGTAAGGGCCAACGAAGCCAGTCTACAGGAAAACACTGGGAAGTTGGGAcccaaatgggaaggaccatatagGGTCGTATGGGCCAATGGTAAGTATTTTGTGTGAAGACCGACCCTAATGAAGAATGGCAGGAGAGAAGGCCTGAGGGCCTCTTTTGTAATACAACTTATAACTATGTTCTCTCTTTCTTTTACAAGAATATGTACTGGGGGGTTCCCCCAACTCTTTTGATAAGGAATGGTTTCTTTTACAAATTGTTCAAACACCTAAGAACTATCAAGGAACATAGTCCAATGACGAGGCAATGCACCAAGGCAGACGTGCCTAATGACTACAAGCCCCTAGAAATAAGAAAAGTAAATAATCTACACAGTGTACGTAATCATAGCAAACATGCTAATTAAAACGCCCGGCCGTGGGCCAGGATGAAGTCGACTCGTCCAAAGGAGATAAACAACAGTTTATTGCTACGAACGGCAATTACAAACTCGTTTAAGCTGACTCTTTACAAACAATACAGACATGGTAAATAAGCTACAGATCAAGTGTACACAAACACACCAGAAATTTTGTAAACAGATTACAAACAAAGTGTATGCAAACACACACCATAAGCAAAAATTTGTAAAATGAACTACAAATAAATAACTGCTTTTCCTTGGTAGCTCCTAGCAAGACGCGGTCCTGAGGACAAGAGGCCCAAGGAAACTACAACGATCAATTCCTCCCGAGGCATTAAAGCTGGACCACAACTACAAGCAAACCCTGCAAAGAAGAAAAAGCATACAGCAGACAAGAGGAATGCACAAACTCCCcagaaagacaaaaaaaaaaaaaaaaaaaacaaccaagagATGATAAACGTCAACATAGCTAAGCATAAAGGAGTTCCCAACACAAAGGCCTCCAGCCCTAAAGCAAGATGTTCAAGGTGCAGCGGTTTAGTGTTTAGCACAACCATATCGAAGATAGTTGTTTTAAAAGACAACTACGGAGAATCCTCTCCTGTTAAGGACTTGGGGGAAGAAGGGCCAGTAGGTGTAAGCAACGATTTGAGCTCGTCTAGGGACATCAACGGGTTATCAGTTATTTTGGCAAGGAGAGCAGGGGTCTTCCCACCAAATTCTTCATCCAACTTAGCCAAATGTTTCTTGGCCTTAGAATTATAGTGGGGGGTCTCTTTCCTCTCCAAACCCTGAGAGGAATAAGAGTACCCATCCTTCAGACCCGACTAGTAACCTGCATCCCTATATGCCCTATAAATCCTCTCGAGGTTGCCTTTAAATTCCTCAGACTAAGAAAAAGCAGAGAGGAAGAGCCCAAACCCTTAAGACAGCAACTAGTGACATTCAATAGCTAATCTTTGGCTATCATCTTGCGCAATCCCCAGGTCAGCATACAGGATATCAACATCAGTAGCAGAAACAGCGACCGCTTCCTTATAAAACTTCACGTCTGCAAGCAGATGTTCCTTCTCATCCTGCCAAGCCCTCTCCTTCTGCTTCAGCAACGCCCCAACattctaaaaaagaaaaaaaaaagggaaGGGGAAGGGGATtcatataaaaaagaaaaaaaagaggaaGGAGGGGGGAAAAGAGACATTACCTCCTTCTCCAAGAGCTTCCTTTCAGCATCAACCACCCGACACCTGAGTTCGGCAACAACAGTTTGGGAGGTTTTCAACTCCCTCAGTAGCCCCTCGTTTATGTCCCTCAGCTCGTTGACTCTCTGCAACATGACGGCGCCTCTAAAGAAACCTTCACAGATGGACATACTGTATTGATTATCAAAAAGTTTCGGATCCAACGCATAGTTCCTAAACCTGTGAGGAGGGGGAACGACATGAGCCATAAAATCCCGGGTAACCTCGGGAGTGCCTACAACATTGGAGGGGGTTATCCTCTATTTAAGGACATATGCGATAGGGAGCCCCTCAGCAAACAGGGGTGCCAAGGGGGAGCGAGGATGAAAACACTCTGGCAACTTGAATTTGCTGGTGCCAGTAGCCTGAGTAGGAGAAGCTTCAACAACAGGATCGGTAGGATCAACACTGGCCTCCAGAGCCTTACCCTTAGCCCGGGACAAAGCAGGAGCTGTAGGCATCAAAATAGGGGCTTTGGAACTCCCCTGCTTCACAAATAAAAAAAAGAAGGAGGGTAAAGGACCAAAGCATGCAAAGAAGTAGATAAAAGAAAAAATCATAATGAACTCACAAGAAGAGGTTCGCTGACAAGACTTGAGGATGGCCTCAaggtcttcaagtgtttggacaAGGAACCTTTGGCGTTAGCTAGGGGAATCTAAGAAGCAGCCCGGGATGCTGAAAGAGACTTCTTCGGGGCTCAGGGATAGCAACCTTGGAAC from Helianthus annuus cultivar XRQ/B chromosome 7, HanXRQr2.0-SUNRISE, whole genome shotgun sequence includes the following:
- the LOC110876825 gene encoding eukaryotic translation initiation factor 5B-like yields the protein MGYVGALNVGNYLKSKFPKPYKFIIHSVLMALSHTKGGYDTMRDYQMNMVTALVLNKKYNFSHIVFHYMAENITTKSRTWSYPIFVQMLIDHVYPDIERDFKNDLLVQSHMSNDSLKQLARYHPNHPEPKIVAEFFGYIKDVNYVDPDLVNHQNWRNEEEMKEAAYVDELKTLEEFKTTRNDWFVKETRRRGKKPKKKQKKVAKTLLIDEPEVEEPVVTAEEDPYADIDQVMLNVDDLVSEQAANVEAEKRRIQEATEKEKQLRKRKREEKDDAAYIPSPEHVSESQSPSSGKKKAGARKRIGLHIPPYNLEDIGDFGFANDEQVKKLEKKMDDVLNENKIVAAESKKVADREKILEMHVKRLESDNKALLKKIDTDQTEIDFLKVRVAELEEEKARRDEQNKYFEMKNKELEAAKALKEHEFYMLNKVVENMLGTSIEQRFEEIQVEELRAKRQAEIDEQMKDKGKGAESSVAVAESSIVPSLVIENPVPISSVSTIFEEHEDDDDEKVFSASSHGSDNDDDDAQGGMGIKVTEQSSERTVDDFLNDTVNVETGGAEGKGELKERGSMVMIRMLIKLRS